In Ailuropoda melanoleuca isolate Jingjing unplaced genomic scaffold, ASM200744v2 unplaced-scaffold2238, whole genome shotgun sequence, a single window of DNA contains:
- the LOC117798025 gene encoding small G protein signaling modulator 1-like yields MLCLYTVSAQYVLPMTSHRVSSGWVVVAVDSGGTVVLVSQDGIQRPPFRFPKGGHLLQFLSCLENGLLPHGQLDPPLWSQRGKGKVFPKLRKRSPQGSAESTSLDKEDDEATDYVFRTIYPGMRSEFGKLPHLWAPWIQLLADHENDSRCLELEDKWSGLWGQQGDQKPGS; encoded by the exons TGACTTCCCACCGGGTCTCCTCTGGCTGGGTCGTGGTGGCAGTGGACAGCGGCGGGACAGTGGTGCTGGTCAGCCAGGACGGGATCCAGAGGCCGCCCTTCCGCTTCCCCAAGGGAGGGCACCTCCTGCAGTTCCTCTCGTGCCTGGAAAATGGGCTGCTCCCTCATGGGCAGCTGGACCCTCCACTCTGGTCTCAGCGGGGAAAG GGCAAAGTATTTCCCAAACTGCGCAAGCGAAGCCCTCAGGGTTCCGCCGAGTCCACGTCCTTAGACAAGGAAGACGACGAGGCCACAGATTACGTGTTCAGGACCATTTACCCCGGCATGAGGTCTGAATTCGGTAAGCTGCCCCATCTCTGGGCCCCCTGGATCCAGCTGTTAGCCGATCATGAAAATGATTCCAGGTGTTTGGAACTAGAGGACAAGTGGTCTGGACTCTGGGGCCAGCAAGGGGACCAGAAACCAGGAAGTTAG